One window of the Rhipicephalus sanguineus isolate Rsan-2018 chromosome 2, BIME_Rsan_1.4, whole genome shotgun sequence genome contains the following:
- the LOC125757326 gene encoding uncharacterized protein LOC125757326, whose amino-acid sequence MANEDAPVPALAATILWSPAPFSFDDAGEWLPWLQQFEDYAFATGMHAAPEETRVRTLLYCMGPRACIVLSSLMSDEDAYKSYAEVTRRLTSYFVHPVNKAYESSRFHKRTQQPGETVDSFFTALRNMVHKCNYPSPAVEERLVRDRFVVGLADSHLSDKLCRTPSLSLDDAIVQARQHEDTEREKQRLSLTAGQPPMAAHVDATASCKPMQRARGRRNSGNFADFVSSDRPNGSHMSNRAGKASKSGLGLSGQCEFCGHEFH is encoded by the coding sequence ATGGCTAACGAAGACGCTCCAGTTCCTGCTCTCGCTGCCACCATTCTTTGGAGTCCGGCTCCGTTCTCCTTCGACGATGCCGGCGAGTGGCTGCCCTGGTTACAGCAATTTGAGGACTATGCCTTTGCCACTGGCATGCACGCAGCCCCGGAGGAGACTAGGGTTAGGACTCTCCTCTACTGCATGGGTCCCCGTGCATGCATCGTCCTCAGTTCTCTCATGTCCGATGAAGACGCGTACAAGTCTTACGCGGAAGTCACCCGGCGGCTCACAAGCTACTTCGTGCACCCCGTAAACAAGGCGTACGAGAGCTCTCGGTTTCATAAGCGGACCCAACAGCCAGGTGAAACTGTCGACAGTTTCTTCACGGCCCTTCGGAACATGGTACATAAGTGTAACTACCCGTCACCTGCCGTTGAAGAGCGTCTTGTTCGCGACCGTTTCGTCGTGGGTTTGGCGGATTCTCACCTTTCAGACAAGCTGTGCCGCACTCCGAGCCTTTCCCTGGACGACGCAATCGTGCAAGCTCGTCAGCACGAAGACACCGAACGCGAAAAACAACGCCTGTCCCTCACCGCTGGGCAACCGCCTATGGCAGCTCACGTGGATGCGACGGCTTCGTGTAAACCCATGCAGCGTGCACGCGGACGACGCAACTCTGGCAACTTTGCCGACTTTGTGTCAAGTGACCGGCCCAATGGTTCGCACATGAGCAACAGAGCTGGCAAGGCTTCGAAAAGCGGTCTAGGCCTAAGTGGGCAGTGCGAATTTTGCGGTCACGAGTTTCACTGA